A window of Microcystis aeruginosa FD4 contains these coding sequences:
- a CDS encoding IctB family putative bicarbonate transporter, which produces MNALWKQITLLNFSPASWSKYSYLHRFVGLFSQWRQGSRFVEWTELMGALLISLLIATAPFFSTSQIGFLLLAIAGYWLLLTLVDEGKIGVTPIHILVLLYWGIATVSTAFSPVKTAALEGLIKLTLNLIFFAFTARIMRSPRLTNWILTTLVLTALVVSVYGIRQQIFGAEQLATWNDPTSELAGDTRVYSYLGNPNLLASYLFPGIAFSGAALFVWQGWLPKILAALLTLANAACLFFTESRGGWIGLMVLGIVFLLLLFYWFKNYLPVFWQTWLLPLVLGGLAVVILGAILLVEPLRIRVMSIFAGRGDSSNNFRINVWDAVIRMIQTYPLLGIGPGNDAFKKIYPLFMKPKYTALSAYSVLLEIMVETGIIGFTCFLWLLVTTIGQGIHQIKLLRNKMDSQGFWLIGAIAAMAGILAHGFFDTVWYRPQVSTLWWLVLGLIASRCYSSDRGLNRGNSLL; this is translated from the coding sequence ATGAATGCTTTATGGAAACAAATCACTCTATTGAACTTTTCGCCCGCTTCTTGGTCAAAATATAGCTATCTGCATCGTTTCGTCGGCCTTTTTAGTCAATGGCGACAGGGTAGCCGGTTTGTCGAGTGGACAGAACTGATGGGTGCGCTGTTAATCTCTCTTCTTATCGCCACCGCGCCGTTTTTCTCCACCAGTCAAATCGGTTTTTTATTGTTAGCAATAGCGGGTTATTGGCTACTCTTAACCCTTGTGGATGAAGGCAAAATCGGGGTGACACCGATTCACATTTTGGTACTTTTATACTGGGGAATTGCCACGGTTTCTACGGCTTTTTCTCCCGTTAAAACCGCAGCTTTGGAAGGATTAATTAAATTAACTCTCAATCTCATCTTTTTTGCTTTTACTGCCCGAATTATGCGCTCACCACGCCTAACAAATTGGATTCTGACTACTTTAGTTTTAACCGCTTTAGTAGTCAGCGTTTACGGCATTCGTCAGCAAATTTTTGGTGCGGAACAGTTAGCAACTTGGAACGATCCTACTTCAGAATTAGCGGGGGATACTAGGGTTTATAGTTATCTCGGTAATCCTAATCTATTAGCTAGTTATTTATTCCCCGGTATTGCTTTTAGCGGTGCAGCCTTGTTTGTGTGGCAAGGATGGCTACCGAAAATTTTAGCGGCTTTATTAACTTTAGCCAATGCCGCTTGTTTATTTTTTACCGAGAGTCGTGGCGGTTGGATTGGTTTGATGGTCTTAGGAATTGTCTTCTTATTGCTATTATTTTATTGGTTCAAAAATTATCTACCAGTATTTTGGCAAACATGGCTTTTACCCTTAGTTTTAGGTGGTTTAGCCGTGGTGATTTTAGGGGCGATTTTATTGGTGGAACCGCTGCGAATTCGGGTGATGAGTATTTTCGCCGGCCGGGGAGATAGTAGTAATAACTTTCGGATTAATGTTTGGGATGCAGTTATCCGCATGATTCAAACTTATCCGCTTTTGGGCATTGGACCGGGTAATGATGCTTTTAAGAAAATTTACCCCCTATTCATGAAGCCAAAATACACGGCTTTAAGTGCCTATTCCGTGCTATTAGAAATCATGGTAGAAACGGGAATTATTGGTTTTACCTGTTTCCTCTGGTTATTAGTCACAACTATCGGCCAAGGCATCCATCAAATTAAACTTTTACGCAATAAAATGGATAGTCAAGGCTTTTGGTTAATCGGGGCAATTGCCGCTATGGCCGGAATTCTTGCCCACGGTTTCTTTGATACGGTTTGGTATCGTCCCCAAGTTAGTACCCTCTGGTGGTTAGTTTTGGGTTTAATTGCTAGTCGTTGTTATTCCTCCGATAGGGGGTTGAATCGTGGCAATTCTCTCCTCTAG
- a CDS encoding protease inhibitor I42 family protein, giving the protein MDRSLKWAVAIVITLILVLFPVFFQGCGATEWNPKGGNGQDTMLTLTRTDNGKSITMQVNDLLVVSLDENPTTGFQWAVDGGGSDLVKLQASDYIPAIESRVGGGGQRVLTFKAQRAGIDQLRLKLWREWEGEPSIVERFTVTLQVRE; this is encoded by the coding sequence ATGGATCGTTCTCTTAAGTGGGCCGTCGCGATTGTCATAACTCTAATCCTCGTGCTTTTCCCAGTCTTTTTCCAGGGCTGTGGGGCGACAGAGTGGAACCCGAAAGGAGGGAACGGTCAAGATACAATGCTAACCCTTACTCGCACTGACAACGGCAAATCCATCACCATGCAGGTCAACGACCTCCTAGTAGTGTCCCTCGACGAGAATCCCACTACTGGCTTTCAGTGGGCGGTCGATGGTGGCGGGAGCGATTTAGTGAAGCTGCAGGCCTCTGACTATATCCCTGCCATAGAGTCGAGAGTCGGCGGGGGCGGTCAGAGAGTCCTGACCTTTAAAGCGCAACGGGCTGGGATAGACCAACTAAGGCTTAAGCTTTGGCGAGAGTGGGAGGGAGAGCCGTCAATTGTCGAACGGTTTACTGTCACGCTCCAAGTCCGGGAGTAA
- a CDS encoding C1 family peptidase, with translation MSETFVIPAMGWLPDYPDIRDLTPESEVIVPRLRALGQLPVKAMLAQVGAEAPVTALPASVDLRPWCSPMEDQQTIGSCTAHAGVGLVEYFERRAFGKHLDASRLFLYKVTRNLLHWTGDTGAFLRTTMYALTLFGVPPEEYYLYNTADYDKEPPAFCYAFAQSFQAISYYRLDPPGTAKDALLARIKTDLSKGLPSMFGFTVYSSINQGNTTGKIPYPTRGEKVLGGHAIDAVGYDDNLKIKNTNPGGIETTGALLIRNSWGTRWGSAGYGWLPYKYVLDGLATDWWSLIKSEWVDTGQFG, from the coding sequence ATGAGTGAAACATTTGTAATTCCCGCAATGGGATGGTTGCCTGACTATCCCGACATCCGCGACCTGACACCAGAATCCGAGGTCATCGTACCCAGACTAAGAGCGTTGGGGCAACTGCCGGTCAAGGCGATGCTCGCCCAAGTGGGAGCGGAGGCCCCGGTGACGGCGCTGCCAGCCAGCGTGGACTTGAGGCCGTGGTGTTCCCCCATGGAGGATCAACAAACTATCGGTTCTTGTACGGCCCACGCCGGTGTCGGACTGGTGGAGTATTTTGAGCGGCGGGCTTTTGGCAAACACCTAGATGCTTCCAGACTCTTCCTCTACAAAGTGACGCGCAACTTGTTGCACTGGACGGGGGATACGGGGGCTTTCCTGCGGACGACCATGTACGCCCTCACCTTGTTTGGGGTGCCGCCAGAAGAATACTACCTCTACAACACCGCCGATTATGACAAGGAGCCACCAGCATTCTGCTACGCCTTTGCCCAGAGCTTCCAAGCGATCTCTTACTATCGCCTGGATCCGCCCGGGACGGCGAAGGACGCACTGTTAGCTCGGATTAAAACCGACTTGTCGAAAGGTCTGCCCTCGATGTTTGGCTTTACCGTTTACAGTTCCATCAATCAGGGCAACACGACCGGCAAGATTCCTTATCCGACTCGGGGCGAGAAAGTTCTCGGCGGTCACGCGATCGATGCGGTCGGTTACGACGACAACCTCAAGATCAAGAATACCAACCCCGGCGGTATCGAAACGACGGGTGCCTTGCTGATTCGCAACTCCTGGGGGACTCGATGGGGAAGCGCTGGCTACGGCTGGCTGCCCTACAAGTACGTCCTCGATGGTCTGGCAACTGATTGGTGGTCGCTAATCAAGAGTGAATGGGTCGATACGGGACAGTTCGGATAG
- a CDS encoding AAA family ATPase, producing the protein MRDAIDILMENLSQSIVGQTESIRIVLVALLSGGHALLEDVPGVGKTLLAKSLARSINGRFQRVQCTPDLLPSDITGTTIWNPNSREFEFIPGPAFANVLLADEINRATPRTQSALLEVMEEKQVTIDGEARPVPQPFFVIATQNPIEYQGTFPLPEAQMDRFAVCLSLGYPSATEELTMLQRQHSQETVKSLEACISLEEVGELQRLVSLVKVAPTLQQYIVDLVRATRNHEDITLGVSPRGCVVLQKAVQAYAFLEGRDYAIPDDVKLITPYVFCHRLIPSHGRQAKAIVERLLQSVAIEDRIYA; encoded by the coding sequence ATGAGAGACGCTATTGATATTTTGATGGAAAATTTGAGCCAAAGCATCGTCGGCCAAACCGAATCGATTCGCATTGTGCTGGTGGCTTTACTCAGTGGCGGCCACGCTCTCCTGGAAGATGTCCCCGGAGTCGGCAAAACCCTGTTAGCCAAATCCTTAGCGCGTTCAATTAACGGTCGTTTCCAACGGGTACAATGCACCCCTGACCTCCTTCCTAGTGATATCACGGGAACCACGATTTGGAACCCCAACAGTCGCGAATTTGAATTTATCCCCGGCCCCGCTTTTGCTAACGTCCTGTTGGCCGATGAAATCAACCGGGCCACCCCGCGTACCCAATCGGCACTTCTAGAAGTTATGGAAGAAAAACAAGTTACCATCGATGGAGAAGCGCGTCCTGTCCCCCAACCCTTCTTTGTTATTGCCACCCAAAATCCGATCGAATATCAAGGCACTTTTCCGCTTCCAGAAGCACAAATGGATCGTTTTGCCGTTTGCCTGAGTTTGGGTTATCCCAGCGCCACAGAAGAATTAACAATGTTACAAAGACAGCATTCTCAGGAGACAGTTAAATCCCTAGAAGCTTGTATTTCCTTAGAAGAGGTGGGAGAATTGCAAAGATTAGTCAGTCTGGTCAAGGTAGCTCCCACTTTACAGCAATATATCGTCGATTTAGTCCGCGCTACCCGGAATCACGAAGATATTACTTTGGGAGTCAGTCCCCGGGGTTGTGTGGTTCTGCAAAAAGCAGTTCAAGCTTACGCTTTCCTCGAAGGTCGCGATTATGCTATCCCCGATGATGTTAAGTTGATTACTCCCTACGTCTTCTGCCATCGTCTGATTCCTAGTCACGGTCGTCAAGCTAAAGCTATCGTGGAAAGACTTCTGCAATCGGTGGCGATCGAGGATCGCATCTATGCTTAA
- a CDS encoding bifunctional riboflavin kinase/FAD synthetase, with the protein MWIVDSPNTRILAPSAIALGNFDGLHLGHQTVLQPIFQDEPAYPTVVSFTPHPREFFTGEKWQLLTPLGEKVEVLENLGVKQLVLLPFSAKLASLTPLAFVEQILVAKLQAKSISVGQDFHFGYRRQGTAEDLLQIASQFNIKVEIVALKNCGTGRISSSLIRQALAAGNVEQAGQMLGRPYSLTGRVVVGKQLGRQLGFHTANLQVPPDKLLPRLGVYCGWVHLDASRLPAVMNIGYRPTIEGKTISVEIHLLDWSGHVYDRILTMDLVQFLRPEQKFNSLDRLKNQIEIDCDRSRLILTSVTDNY; encoded by the coding sequence GTGTGGATTGTAGATTCCCCTAATACCCGTATTTTAGCCCCTAGTGCGATCGCACTAGGTAACTTTGATGGTTTGCACCTAGGTCATCAAACCGTCCTACAGCCAATTTTTCAGGATGAACCCGCTTATCCCACCGTTGTTAGTTTTACTCCCCACCCGCGGGAATTTTTTACGGGAGAAAAATGGCAATTATTAACTCCTCTAGGGGAAAAGGTGGAGGTTTTAGAGAATTTAGGCGTTAAACAATTAGTTTTACTGCCTTTTTCGGCTAAATTAGCTTCCCTGACTCCCTTGGCTTTTGTTGAACAGATTTTAGTAGCAAAATTACAGGCTAAATCGATCAGTGTTGGTCAAGATTTTCACTTCGGTTATCGTCGTCAAGGTACAGCCGAAGATTTATTACAGATCGCCTCTCAATTTAACATTAAAGTCGAGATTGTTGCTTTAAAAAACTGTGGGACGGGTCGAATTAGTAGTTCCCTAATTCGTCAAGCTTTGGCAGCAGGAAACGTTGAGCAAGCCGGACAAATGTTAGGTCGTCCCTACAGTTTAACTGGTCGTGTGGTCGTCGGGAAACAGCTGGGCAGACAATTAGGTTTTCATACCGCTAATCTACAGGTTCCCCCCGATAAATTATTGCCGCGATTGGGGGTTTATTGCGGTTGGGTGCATCTCGATGCTTCTCGCTTACCAGCAGTTATGAACATCGGTTATCGTCCCACAATCGAGGGAAAAACTATCAGTGTGGAAATCCATTTATTGGATTGGTCAGGTCATGTATATGATCGTATTTTAACGATGGATTTAGTGCAATTCCTGCGACCAGAACAGAAATTTAATTCTCTCGATCGATTAAAAAATCAGATCGAGATAGACTGCGATCGCTCTCGGTTAATTTTAACTTCTGTAACCGACAACTACTAA
- a CDS encoding BrnT family toxin, translating to MMTTNFEWDKDKAKINLRKHDISFNEAKTVFEDTYSLTLDDPTHSILEDRFLTIGYSSQNRLLLVVYTERQGKIRIISARRVTKHERKIYEQSNE from the coding sequence ATGATGACGACTAATTTTGAATGGGATAAAGACAAAGCTAAGATAAATCTGAGAAAACACGATATTTCTTTTAATGAGGCTAAAACTGTCTTTGAAGATACCTATTCTTTGACTTTAGATGATCCTACTCATTCAATCTTAGAAGATCGTTTTTTGACAATTGGTTATTCTAGTCAAAACCGCTTGCTTTTAGTTGTTTATACTGAAAGACAAGGAAAGATCAGAATCATTAGTGCTAGGAGAGTAACTAAACATGAAAGAAAAATCTATGAACAAAGTAATGAATGA